Below is a genomic region from Prosthecobacter vanneervenii.
AACGCCGCGACGAATACGAGGCGCAGAAAAAAGCCCTCCAGGTGGAGATCGACACGCTCCGCAAGCGTGAAACCGATGCCAGCGCCCAGATTGCCAAACTTACCGCCGATCTAGAGGCGCTGAAAAAGCAGGAGCAGGAATCCCAGCTCCAGATTGCCACACTTCAGAGCAAGGTCTGGGAATACCGCCGCAGCGAAATGCTGGTGGTTTGGGACCAGAAGCGCGGTCAGGGCGTGATCGTGCTCGACAAAATGCCGAAGGTGGAGTCTGACAAAGACTACCAGCTTTGGGTCGTGGATCCCAGCAAGCCTGATCCAGTCAGCGCTGGGGTGGTGACCGTCGATCCTAAAGGATCGGTGAAAACCGTTTTCAAACCTGTCGAAGCTGTGAAAGGGGAGGCCAAATTTGCCCTCAGCGTCGAGAAGAAAGGTGGCGTGCCAAAAAGCGAAGGTCAGCTGCTGATGGTGGGCCCGTAAAGCTGAGCGCACTGTCTATTCCGGCAAACAAGATCGAAGAGTCGTCAGACAAACTTTGCAGCCCATCCAAAGGTGTCTTCTGCTGAAGGTGAGCGCAGCGAGGAGGGGCTTAACCGTTCCAGCCACCGCCCATGGCTTTGTAAATCGTCACCCAGGCAGTAGCCACGCGGGTGCGGCTGACGACGATGTCATTCTGCGCACCGAGGGCCATGCGTTCTGCGTCCAGCACGGTCAGGAAGTCCGCGATGCCGTCCTGATAGCGCTTGCGAGCCAGGGTGGCGGCTTCGCGCGCTGAGGCTGCGGAGGCTTCCAGATGGCGTAGGCGAAGGCGTTCGCGATCATAAACCGTCAGCGCGTTTTCGGCCTCTTCGAGCGCCAGAAGTACTGTCTGCTCATAGCGGGCCAGGGCGGCGTCAGCGCGCTTTCCTGCGGCTGCGATCTGTTGTTTAACGCGGCCTAGATTGAACGCAGCCCAGGTGATCCGGGGGCCAAAACTGTAGCCGTCAGCATTGGGGCGGTCACCCATGTATGCGAGTGAGGCGGCTTCAAACCCAATGCGACCGTTAAAAGTGACACGCGGGAACAGATCCGCCACGGCCACACCAATGCGTGCTGTTTCTGCTGCCAGAATATTTTCGGCGGTGCGGATGTCCGGACGGCGGCGCAGCAGTTCGGCCGGTTTGACGATGCCGATGTGACCCGGGACTGCGGGCTGCTTTTTGCTCACCTGCAGTTTGGCCCGGAGTTCAGACGGATTTTGCCCGCAAAGCACGGCAATGCGGTGAATCGACCTGGCGACGTTTTCCTGGTAGGTGGGGATCTGTGCCATGGTGGCGTTCCATAGCGCGTTTGCCCGCGCCACGTCCAGCTGAGTACCGCGGCCGCCTTTGAGCGAGGCTTCGGCAATGTGCAGGGCATCTCGCTGATTGCTGGCGTTTTCATTCGCCACGGTCAGCTGGGCCTGGGCTCCGCGTAGCTCCATGTAGTTGCTGGCCACCTCGGACTGCAGGGAGATCAGCAGGTCCTGCAGATTGGTGTCCATGGCGCTGGAGTTGGCCTTGGCGGCTTTCACGGAATTGCGGATGCGGCCAAAGAAATCCAGCTCCCAGTC
It encodes:
- a CDS encoding anti-sigma factor domain-containing protein gives rise to the protein MEQERFEELAAMNALGMLESDEKRTLDGTTTRDKDLRTLGLELDLTAAELGYLVHPVAPPADMKKRIRAKMRAKGVKGIGLSRGAIIGGAGWALAASFAVASIWLWSERAGMKEQLAAASRAIAPPVNPVAPVVDDGKAKARTLEEELKKRRDEYEAQKKALQVEIDTLRKRETDASAQIAKLTADLEALKKQEQESQLQIATLQSKVWEYRRSEMLVVWDQKRGQGVIVLDKMPKVESDKDYQLWVVDPSKPDPVSAGVVTVDPKGSVKTVFKPVEAVKGEAKFALSVEKKGGVPKSEGQLLMVGP
- a CDS encoding efflux transporter outer membrane subunit; protein product: MKPTSSLLFIVCLVSSCNVGPKFVKPRPKMPADYASRSTQEQRAHEVDTAWWRKLNDSTLNELVAQAEAQNKDIAAARARLLEARALWRESRFNYAPTVTLGSTYENTRSGATSFSGLRTRDYELYRTGFDADWELDFFGRIRNSVKAAKANSSAMDTNLQDLLISLQSEVASNYMELRGAQAQLTVANENASNQRDALHIAEASLKGGRGTQLDVARANALWNATMAQIPTYQENVARSIHRIAVLCGQNPSELRAKLQVSKKQPAVPGHIGIVKPAELLRRRPDIRTAENILAAETARIGVAVADLFPRVTFNGRIGFEAASLAYMGDRPNADGYSFGPRITWAAFNLGRVKQQIAAAGKRADAALARYEQTVLLALEEAENALTVYDRERLRLRHLEASAASAREAATLARKRYQDGIADFLTVLDAERMALGAQNDIVVSRTRVATAWVTIYKAMGGGWNG